The bacterium genome includes a region encoding these proteins:
- a CDS encoding DHA2 family efflux MFS transporter permease subunit, whose protein sequence is MPENPERQVNKWIVALVVMLPTLIEIIDTSIVNVSLDHIRGSLSAGINEATWAISSYLLSNAIVIPMSGWLSRLFGRKRYQIGSIALFTIASFLCGSAWSLESLVFFRIVQGLAGGGLVPVSQAILLEAFPRKEHGMAMALFGIGVMFGPIVGPLLGGVITDSWSWRWIFYINIPIGALAIFLSYLFIHDPPYMKRQKMKIDYTGFAFLAVGLGSLQYVLDTGQRSDWLGSETIVGFLILSAVSLVFLAINEKYHEHPIINLSLFKDRSFASGCIVMFFVFFNLFGSIVLLPVFLQALMGYTSMHAGLVMGPGGLASLFTMPIVGRLVTRVNPKFILGTGILIASGTTYAMSLFNLQTDFWTFVLPRVTLGIAMSCIFIPTTTLTLSHIPRERMGEATSVYNMIRNLGGSMGIAFAFTVATRRAQFHQARLVEHLTPFDPAFLAAKAKAAGLLASRGLMLPPEAPIYRELIRQSNMLGFNDAFFVVAIILIAVMGLVLLMQRPEEGKGPGGGRVD, encoded by the coding sequence ATGCCTGAAAATCCTGAGCGACAAGTTAATAAGTGGATCGTGGCCCTGGTGGTCATGCTTCCGACCCTCATCGAGATCATCGACACGTCCATCGTCAACGTCTCCCTGGACCACATCAGGGGTTCCCTCTCCGCGGGCATCAACGAGGCGACCTGGGCCATCAGCTCCTACCTGCTCTCCAACGCCATCGTCATCCCCATGTCCGGCTGGCTGTCGAGGCTGTTCGGACGCAAACGTTACCAGATCGGTTCCATCGCCCTTTTCACCATCGCCAGTTTCCTGTGCGGTTCGGCCTGGAGCCTCGAAAGCCTCGTCTTTTTCCGGATTGTCCAGGGACTTGCCGGCGGCGGCCTGGTCCCGGTGAGCCAGGCGATCCTGTTGGAGGCGTTCCCCCGCAAGGAGCACGGCATGGCCATGGCCCTTTTCGGCATCGGGGTCATGTTCGGACCCATCGTGGGGCCGCTCCTCGGAGGCGTCATCACCGATTCGTGGTCCTGGCGGTGGATCTTCTACATCAACATACCCATCGGCGCCCTGGCCATCTTCCTGAGCTACCTGTTCATCCACGACCCGCCCTACATGAAACGCCAGAAGATGAAGATCGACTACACAGGGTTCGCCTTCCTGGCCGTCGGCCTCGGCTCCCTTCAGTACGTCCTGGACACAGGCCAGCGTTCCGACTGGCTCGGGTCGGAGACCATCGTCGGTTTTCTCATCCTGTCGGCCGTCTCCCTGGTGTTCCTGGCGATCAACGAGAAGTACCATGAGCATCCCATCATCAACCTGAGCCTGTTCAAGGACCGCAGCTTCGCCAGCGGCTGCATCGTCATGTTCTTCGTCTTCTTCAACCTGTTCGGGAGCATCGTCCTGCTTCCCGTTTTCCTGCAGGCCCTCATGGGATACACTTCCATGCATGCCGGCCTCGTCATGGGACCCGGCGGGCTCGCGTCCCTGTTCACCATGCCCATCGTGGGCAGACTCGTGACAAGGGTGAACCCGAAGTTCATCCTCGGCACCGGCATCCTCATCGCGTCGGGAACCACTTACGCCATGTCCCTTTTCAACCTCCAGACGGACTTCTGGACCTTCGTCCTGCCCCGGGTGACCCTCGGGATCGCCATGTCGTGCATCTTCATCCCCACCACGACCCTGACCTTGTCCCACATACCGAGGGAGAGGATGGGGGAGGCCACATCCGTTTACAACATGATCCGGAACCTGGGCGGCAGCATGGGGATCGCCTTCGCATTCACCGTTGCGACCCGGAGGGCCCAGTTTCACCAGGCGAGGCTGGTCGAGCACCTCACTCCCTTCGATCCCGCCTTTCTCGCCGCGAAGGCCAAGGCAGCCGGACTTCTCGCATCGAGGGGCCTCATGCTGCCCCCGGAAGCTCCCATTTACAGGGAACTGATACGCCAGTCCAACATGCTCGGGTTCAACGACGCCTTCTTCGTCGTCGCCATCATCCTCATCGCGGTCATGGGGCTGGTCCTGCTCATGCAGAGGCCGGAAGAGGGCAAGGGACCGGGCGGGGGAAGGGTCGACTGA
- a CDS encoding four helix bundle protein — protein MEPKHFEKLKVWKVAHEISVLVYKITGSGPLSRDFPLKNQLRRASISVPSNIAEGYGRHSKKEFLKHLSIANGSVFEVRSQVLLAKDAGLITKDQAQKLSNMCLEVSGLIGGLRRSVKNSL, from the coding sequence ATGGAGCCCAAGCATTTTGAAAAATTGAAGGTATGGAAGGTGGCCCATGAAATTTCGGTCCTCGTCTATAAAATTACTGGTAGTGGTCCGTTATCAAGAGACTTTCCACTTAAAAACCAGCTCAGAAGAGCATCCATATCTGTGCCCTCCAATATCGCCGAAGGTTATGGCCGTCATAGTAAGAAAGAGTTTTTGAAGCATCTTTCAATAGCTAACGGTTCTGTTTTTGAGGTGAGGTCCCAAGTACTTCTGGCAAAAGATGCTGGATTAATTACAAAGGACCAGGCTCAAAAACTGAGTAATATGTGTCTTGAGGTTAGTGGCCTGATCGGAGGCCTGCGTCGTTCCGTAAAAAATTCCTTGTAG